Proteins encoded by one window of Fusarium graminearum PH-1 chromosome 1, whole genome shotgun sequence:
- a CDS encoding ribulose-phosphate 3-epimerase, whose translation MAPKTIIAPSILSADFAQLGHDCARTMKQGADWLHVDIMDGHFVPNITFGPPVVAAIRGHVDQPTEAHGRGTFDCHMMIAEPKKWVKEFKKAGCNLYCFHYEAAFSSAAENPEDQTDEKTNPKALIRYIHDQGLLAGIAIKPDTSVDVLWEILENSEEKERPDMVLVMTVYPGFGGQKFMASELPKVQALRAKYPELNIEVDGGIGPKTIDEAADAGANVIVAGSAVFGANDPSEVIAQLRQSVDARSAK comes from the exons ATGGCTCCCAAGACAATCATTGCTCCCTCTATCCTATCGGCTGACTTTGCTCAGCTTGGCCATGACTGTGCCCGCACCATGAAGCAGGGCGCGGACTGGCTCCATGTCGACATTAT GGACGGTCACTTTGTCCCCAACATCACCTTCGGTCCTCCCGTAGTTGCTGCTATCCGAGGCCACGTCGATCAGCCCACCGAGGCCCACGGCCGGGGCACCTTTGATTGTCATATGATGATTGCAGAG CCCAAGAAATGGGtcaaggagttcaagaaggctggctGCAACCTTTACTGCTTCCACTATGAGGCTGCCTTCTCCAGCGCTGCCGAGAATCCCGAGGACCAGACCGACGAAAAGACCAACCCCAAGGCACTTATTCGATATATCCACGACCAAGGCTTGTTGGCTGGTATTGCTATCAAGCCCGATACTTCCGTCGATGTGCTATGGGAGATCCTGGAGAACagtgaagagaaggagagacCTGAT ATGGTTCTCGTCATGACCGTATACCCCGGCTTTGGTGGTCAAAAGTTTATGGCTTCCGAGTTGCCCAAGGTCCAAGCCCTGCGCGCGAAGTACCCCGAGCTCAACATCGAAGTTGATGGTGGTATCGGACCCAAGACAATCGACGAGGCTGCTGATGCCGGTGCCAATGTCATTGTTGCAGGAAGTGCTGTGTTTGGAGCCAACGATCCTTCCGAAGTTATCGCGCAGTTGCGCCAGTCGGTTGATGCTCGAAGTGCAAAGTAA